In one Nocardioides luteus genomic region, the following are encoded:
- the mhpA gene encoding bifunctional 3-(3-hydroxy-phenyl)propionate/3-hydroxycinnamic acid hydroxylase MhpA, translating to MNSAAPSETYPIVIAGAGPTGVTAATLLGHYGIRCLVLDRWDGVYPQPRAVHLDDEIYRILAELGLADDFAAISRPAHGLRLVDRDLRVLAEFDRRGEQGRHGHPRANMFDQPALEHLLRTNLKDQPSITVRGNVEVTDVTQDGHGRVRVDFTDRITGAHESVLATYVLGCDGANSVVRSAIGARMEDLHFEQRWLVVDVATSADLDQWEGVHQVCDATRAATYMRIGETRYRWEFQLLPGETADDFASLQALLPMIQPWVRGTAISYLELVRVAEYTFRAQVADRWRDGNVFVLGDAAHLTPPFIGQGMGAGLRDAMNLTWKIAGVLAGDLPESVLETYEAERKPHAQALIRLAKLMGVLMTQGGRAGDTARRVLAPRLRYIPGMRARILDSETPALARTALVRRSRLRRSPAGHLAPNAVISDSRRFDQTVGHRFAVVSAQPLTASQRSLLTSRGAVSVEAPAGSPLHAWLIKNHVAAALVRPDRTVMLASRDAAAVCAATPTFRPERERS from the coding sequence ATGAACTCAGCAGCTCCCTCCGAGACGTACCCGATCGTCATCGCCGGCGCCGGCCCGACGGGCGTCACCGCCGCAACACTGCTGGGGCACTACGGCATCCGATGCCTCGTGCTGGACCGCTGGGACGGGGTCTACCCCCAGCCTCGCGCTGTTCATCTGGACGACGAAATCTACCGGATCCTCGCCGAGCTCGGGCTGGCAGACGACTTCGCTGCGATCTCGCGACCTGCGCACGGTCTGCGACTCGTCGACCGGGATCTCCGGGTTCTGGCGGAGTTCGACCGGAGAGGCGAGCAAGGACGCCACGGGCACCCGCGCGCGAACATGTTCGACCAGCCGGCCCTCGAACACCTCTTGCGCACGAACCTGAAGGACCAGCCGAGCATCACCGTACGTGGCAACGTCGAGGTGACCGATGTGACCCAGGACGGTCACGGCCGTGTCCGCGTCGACTTCACCGACCGGATCACCGGTGCCCACGAATCGGTCCTGGCGACGTACGTCCTGGGCTGTGACGGTGCGAACAGCGTCGTGCGGTCCGCCATCGGAGCCCGGATGGAGGACCTGCACTTCGAGCAGCGCTGGCTCGTCGTGGACGTCGCGACCTCGGCCGACCTCGACCAGTGGGAGGGCGTGCACCAGGTCTGCGACGCCACCCGTGCCGCGACGTACATGCGCATCGGCGAGACCCGGTACCGGTGGGAGTTCCAGCTGCTGCCGGGAGAGACCGCCGACGACTTCGCCTCGCTCCAGGCGCTGCTCCCGATGATCCAGCCCTGGGTCAGGGGCACCGCCATCTCCTATCTCGAGCTCGTTCGAGTCGCGGAGTACACCTTCCGCGCCCAGGTCGCCGACCGGTGGCGCGATGGCAACGTGTTCGTGTTGGGGGACGCCGCACACCTGACCCCGCCCTTCATCGGCCAGGGCATGGGCGCGGGCCTCCGAGACGCGATGAACCTGACCTGGAAGATCGCCGGTGTGCTGGCCGGAGACCTCCCCGAGAGCGTGCTGGAGACGTACGAGGCCGAGCGCAAACCGCATGCTCAGGCGCTGATCCGCCTCGCCAAGCTCATGGGCGTCCTGATGACGCAGGGCGGCCGCGCGGGCGACACCGCTCGCCGGGTCCTCGCCCCGCGCCTGCGCTACATCCCCGGCATGCGGGCCAGGATCCTGGACAGCGAGACCCCCGCACTGGCGCGCACCGCACTCGTCAGGAGGTCGCGGCTCCGCCGCTCACCGGCGGGGCATCTGGCACCGAACGCCGTCATCTCCGACAGCCGTCGGTTCGACCAGACCGTCGGGCACCGGTTCGCTGTCGTCTCCGCACAGCCCCTCACCGCCTCCCAACGCTCGCTCCTGACCAGCCGGGGCGCGGTCTCGGTCGAAGCACCCGCCGGCTCCCCACTCCACGCGTGGCTGATCAAGAACCACGTGGCCGCGGCGCTGGTGCGGCCGGATCGAACGGTCATGCTCGCCAGCCGCGACGCGGCCGCCGTCTGCGCCGCGACTCCGAC
- a CDS encoding acyl-CoA synthetase, producing the protein MNSMLWPTYDAPGDLTAIEAVPLADRGLPESTYSLLSRAASLWPDRVAVSVLPDAARWEQPSERTFQRLLADVHQVANLLHRIGVDRGDAVALLSPNCDELITATLAAQLAGVAAPINPGLSPDHITQLLNRSGARVLIAAGPELDPGVWQTAREIASRGELDALLVLRPTAGDGPAEPLPAIGDVRLDYLSVLAQEEPDFGFAGVEPTGSDPAAVFHTGGTTGTPKLAAHTHANEVSDAWMIAANGLLDEDSTVFAALPLFHVNALVVTTLAPLFKAQRVVWAGPQGYRDANLYGCFWRLVERYRIAAMSSVPTVYALLAGCPVDADITSLRFALVGASPLPLAIRESFETHTGVALVEGYGLTEATCASARSFPYAPRPGAVGQRLPYQQVKTVEISPSGEWVDLPHGTVGILAIKGPTVFPGYVTGRSSEGGLLLDGLGKLRDGWLDTGDLAWVDAEGFVHLAGRAKDLIIRGGHNIDPAVIEDALLSHPDVTAAQAVGRPDLHAGEVPVAFVTLAPGATATPAELRDWARDNVAEQAAAPKSITVLEAMPVTDVGKPYKPALRAEATRDAVVAALAGIDGVAEVRGLVEDGGVVAEIETTTGLEEALVKDALGRYPIAWRLAATVPDPLVRTRP; encoded by the coding sequence ATGAACAGCATGCTCTGGCCGACGTACGACGCACCCGGCGACCTGACCGCGATCGAGGCGGTCCCTCTCGCCGACCGCGGGCTGCCCGAATCCACCTACTCCCTCCTGAGCCGGGCGGCCTCTCTGTGGCCCGACCGGGTGGCGGTGTCCGTCCTTCCCGACGCCGCACGGTGGGAGCAGCCCTCCGAGCGGACCTTCCAACGGCTTCTGGCGGATGTGCATCAGGTCGCCAACCTGCTGCACCGCATCGGCGTCGACCGAGGCGATGCCGTCGCGCTGCTGTCCCCGAACTGCGACGAGCTCATCACCGCGACGCTCGCTGCGCAGCTGGCGGGCGTCGCAGCCCCGATCAACCCGGGACTCTCGCCCGACCACATCACCCAGCTCCTGAACCGGTCCGGCGCCCGGGTGCTCATCGCCGCCGGCCCCGAGCTCGACCCAGGGGTGTGGCAGACAGCCCGCGAGATCGCGTCCCGGGGTGAGCTGGACGCCCTGCTGGTGCTGCGACCCACCGCCGGAGATGGACCGGCCGAGCCGCTTCCGGCGATCGGGGACGTACGTCTGGACTACCTGTCCGTGCTCGCGCAGGAGGAACCCGACTTCGGTTTCGCAGGAGTCGAACCCACCGGCAGCGACCCGGCCGCCGTCTTCCACACCGGCGGAACCACCGGCACCCCGAAGCTGGCCGCCCACACGCACGCCAACGAGGTCTCGGACGCCTGGATGATCGCGGCCAACGGCCTGCTCGACGAGGACAGCACCGTGTTCGCCGCGCTCCCGTTGTTCCACGTCAACGCCTTGGTCGTGACCACGCTGGCCCCGCTGTTCAAGGCGCAGCGCGTCGTGTGGGCCGGACCGCAGGGCTACCGCGACGCGAATCTCTACGGGTGCTTCTGGCGGCTGGTCGAGCGTTACCGGATCGCTGCGATGAGCTCGGTGCCCACCGTCTACGCCCTCCTGGCCGGGTGCCCGGTGGACGCCGACATCACCTCCCTGCGCTTCGCGCTGGTCGGAGCCTCTCCCCTGCCGCTGGCCATACGCGAGAGCTTCGAGACGCACACGGGAGTCGCCCTGGTGGAGGGATACGGGCTCACCGAGGCCACCTGTGCCAGCGCCCGCAGCTTCCCGTACGCCCCTCGCCCGGGAGCGGTCGGGCAACGACTGCCGTACCAGCAGGTCAAGACCGTCGAGATCTCCCCGAGCGGCGAGTGGGTCGACCTGCCGCACGGCACCGTCGGCATCCTGGCGATCAAGGGACCCACGGTCTTCCCCGGCTACGTCACCGGCCGCAGCAGCGAGGGAGGCCTCCTGCTCGACGGCCTCGGCAAGCTCCGCGACGGGTGGCTGGACACCGGCGACCTGGCCTGGGTCGACGCCGAAGGCTTCGTCCACCTGGCCGGTCGCGCCAAGGACCTGATCATCCGTGGCGGGCACAACATCGACCCCGCCGTCATCGAGGACGCACTGCTGTCCCATCCTGACGTGACGGCTGCACAAGCCGTCGGCCGTCCAGATCTGCATGCCGGCGAGGTGCCCGTCGCCTTCGTCACGCTGGCACCCGGTGCCACGGCGACCCCCGCCGAGCTACGAGACTGGGCGCGCGACAACGTGGCCGAGCAGGCCGCCGCACCGAAGTCGATCACCGTTCTCGAGGCCATGCCGGTCACCGACGTGGGCAAGCCCTACAAGCCTGCGCTGCGCGCTGAGGCGACCCGCGACGCGGTCGTGGCCGCCCTCGCCGGCATCGACGGCGTCGCCGAGGTCCGCGGGCTGGTCGAGGACGGCGGCGTGGTCGCCGAGATCGAGACCACGACCGGACTCGAGGAGGCACTCGTCAAGGACGCTCTCGGGCGCTATCCGATCGCCTGGCGCCTCGCCGCGACCGTCCCCGATCCCCTCGTGCGCACCCGACCGTAG
- a CDS encoding VOC family protein, translating to MAGHHGTHNDLHSEQGAVRGEHPGRATDPVIKVRDLAWLEFQKPDLAASERFAHAFGFSTLTRTADELLLRGTEAGGPCVIVRKGPSKYLGAAFQAADASDVLRLAGAVGTSAAQLPENLGGLGVDLVDPSGARVRVVADLYEHPALPDQPVQTLNTGRQTLRVNRTQRPAREPARVERLGHVVLQTTKYVETLDWYLEHLGLIVSDFKYFEGQRERGPTMSFIRCDRGSEPADHHTLAMTLGPRNRYVHSAYQVADLDALAAGGEHLLALGYFRSWGIGRHIEGSQIFDYWRDPDGFLVEHFTDGDLFDNTLEPGWSPMTASGLAQWGPSASADFMGVSPRRADTFRELGSMITALRGDNEFDLSRLRGLLKVASS from the coding sequence ATGGCTGGCCATCACGGCACGCACAACGACCTCCACAGCGAGCAGGGCGCCGTGCGCGGCGAGCACCCGGGCCGAGCGACCGACCCGGTGATCAAGGTGCGCGACCTCGCCTGGCTGGAGTTCCAGAAGCCCGACCTCGCGGCCTCGGAGCGGTTCGCCCACGCGTTCGGGTTCAGCACGCTGACCCGCACGGCGGACGAGCTCCTGCTCCGCGGCACCGAGGCCGGCGGGCCCTGCGTCATCGTGCGCAAGGGACCCTCCAAGTACCTGGGCGCGGCCTTCCAGGCAGCAGATGCCTCCGATGTCCTGCGGCTCGCGGGGGCAGTGGGCACGAGCGCCGCACAGCTCCCCGAGAACCTCGGGGGCCTGGGCGTCGACCTCGTCGACCCGAGTGGCGCCAGGGTGCGAGTGGTGGCCGACCTGTACGAGCATCCCGCCCTGCCTGATCAGCCGGTGCAGACACTCAACACCGGCCGGCAGACCCTGCGGGTGAACCGGACCCAGCGGCCCGCGCGCGAGCCCGCGCGGGTCGAGCGGTTGGGCCATGTCGTGCTCCAGACCACGAAGTACGTCGAGACGCTCGACTGGTACCTGGAGCACCTCGGCCTGATCGTGAGTGACTTCAAGTACTTCGAGGGCCAGCGGGAGCGCGGCCCGACGATGAGCTTCATCCGCTGCGACCGCGGTTCGGAGCCGGCCGACCACCACACGCTGGCGATGACGCTGGGGCCTCGCAACCGCTACGTGCACTCGGCCTACCAGGTCGCCGATCTGGATGCGCTCGCGGCGGGCGGAGAGCACCTGCTCGCACTGGGCTACTTCCGGTCGTGGGGAATCGGCCGTCACATCGAGGGGAGCCAGATCTTCGACTACTGGCGCGACCCCGACGGGTTTCTCGTCGAGCACTTCACCGACGGTGACCTCTTCGACAACACCCTCGAGCCCGGCTGGTCCCCGATGACCGCCTCCGGTCTGGCCCAGTGGGGCCCCTCGGCCTCTGCCGACTTCATGGGCGTCTCTCCCCGGCGCGCCGACACCTTCCGCGAGCTCGGTTCGATGATCACCGCGCTGCGCGGTGACAACGAGTTCGACCTCTCCCGCCTCCGCGGCCTCCTGAAAGTTGCCTCCTCATGA
- a CDS encoding CGNR zinc finger domain-containing protein: MHLNPYGEYAVLMAGSLADDWPEDRAGIEARTREFGMTMDFGESPDDHRRTREVIDEWLRVVDAQEPAERARLLNELMAQATAYPRLTDHDQEGWHIHFRDDTNDSLPDVLRAVISVGTALHLTTRGIHRLSRCAAGQIEGDPCTAVVVDVTRNGRQRYCSVRCANRAAVRRHRARRSLTVD, translated from the coding sequence ATGCATCTCAACCCTTACGGCGAGTACGCCGTGCTGATGGCCGGCTCGCTCGCCGACGACTGGCCCGAGGACCGCGCCGGGATCGAGGCCCGGACCCGGGAGTTCGGGATGACGATGGACTTCGGTGAGTCGCCGGACGACCACCGGCGTACTCGGGAGGTGATCGACGAGTGGCTTCGTGTGGTCGATGCGCAGGAGCCGGCGGAACGGGCGCGGTTGCTCAACGAGCTGATGGCGCAGGCGACCGCGTACCCGAGACTGACCGACCACGACCAGGAGGGGTGGCACATCCACTTCCGTGACGACACCAACGACTCGCTTCCCGATGTGCTGCGAGCGGTGATCAGCGTGGGCACGGCGCTGCACCTGACCACTCGGGGCATCCATCGCCTGAGCCGGTGCGCCGCGGGGCAGATCGAGGGGGACCCGTGCACCGCGGTGGTCGTGGACGTCACCCGCAACGGACGCCAGCGCTACTGCTCGGTCCGCTGCGCCAACCGGGCCGCGGTCCGTCGTCATCGCGCCCGACGCTCCCTGACCGTCGACTGA
- a CDS encoding Dyp-type peroxidase — protein sequence MDLFRRLTKQPTLELDDIQAAVLRARPEPYFGTHAILEITDAAAGRELLRRLAPRITSAARWDEPVPAWTVVAISYPGLEALGVSEESLASFPANFRAGMAARAERLRDTGPNAPQNWEFPFGTGRAHLAVSVYAESKEAWQDAVDGYQRELAQVAGVDLLSHQDFGATGFNVFGYRDGFTQPAVEGSGAETMPGDGRPIKPGEFVLGYPSETGRPLPMPSPSVLGRNGTYVVFRKYHSHVAAFNRFLHDNADTAEERELLAAKLVGRWRSGAPLALSPDRDDPALGEDPRRQNHFKYAEDPRGLRTPLGSHIRRMNPRDSKLEILTDLRIRRLIRRSTSYGDAVPDSEVRDDGSSRGLDFIALSARAIDTVEFLQSEWVNSGNFAGLDKEKDPLISHQDKGAYFTVPGTPPRRVQGIQSFNTLLGGEYLFMPSLSAIAWLSQEPTA from the coding sequence ATGGACCTGTTCCGCCGCCTGACCAAACAGCCGACGCTCGAACTGGACGACATCCAGGCGGCAGTCCTGCGAGCGCGGCCCGAGCCGTACTTCGGCACCCACGCGATCCTGGAGATCACCGATGCCGCGGCCGGCAGGGAGCTCCTGCGGCGACTCGCGCCGCGGATCACCTCCGCGGCCCGCTGGGACGAGCCCGTCCCGGCCTGGACCGTCGTGGCGATCAGCTACCCGGGGCTGGAGGCACTGGGGGTCTCCGAGGAGAGCCTGGCCTCGTTCCCTGCCAACTTCCGTGCCGGCATGGCGGCCCGCGCCGAGAGGCTTCGCGACACCGGCCCCAACGCTCCGCAGAACTGGGAGTTCCCCTTCGGCACCGGCCGTGCCCATCTTGCTGTCAGCGTCTACGCCGAGAGCAAGGAGGCGTGGCAGGACGCCGTCGACGGCTACCAGCGAGAGCTGGCCCAGGTGGCAGGGGTCGACCTCTTGTCGCACCAGGACTTCGGGGCCACCGGGTTCAACGTGTTCGGCTACCGCGACGGCTTCACGCAGCCCGCGGTCGAAGGAAGCGGTGCGGAGACGATGCCGGGCGACGGGCGGCCGATCAAGCCGGGCGAGTTCGTCCTCGGCTATCCCAGCGAGACGGGCCGACCGCTGCCGATGCCGAGCCCGAGCGTCCTGGGACGCAACGGCACCTACGTGGTCTTCCGGAAGTACCACTCCCACGTCGCCGCGTTCAACCGGTTCCTGCACGACAACGCCGACACCGCCGAGGAGCGGGAGCTGCTCGCGGCGAAGCTCGTGGGCCGCTGGCGCAGCGGCGCCCCGCTCGCGCTCTCCCCGGACCGCGACGACCCGGCGCTCGGCGAAGATCCGAGACGGCAGAACCACTTCAAGTACGCCGAGGACCCTCGCGGGCTGCGTACGCCGCTGGGATCGCACATCCGGCGCATGAACCCGCGCGACTCGAAGCTCGAGATCCTCACCGACCTCAGGATCCGCCGGCTCATCCGTCGCAGCACGTCCTACGGCGACGCTGTCCCCGACAGCGAGGTACGCGACGACGGAAGCAGTCGCGGCCTGGACTTCATCGCGCTCAGCGCGCGGGCGATCGACACCGTCGAGTTCCTGCAGAGCGAATGGGTCAACTCGGGCAACTTCGCCGGCCTCGACAAGGAGAAGGACCCACTCATCTCCCACCAGGACAAGGGGGCCTACTTCACGGTGCCCGGCACACCTCCGCGCCGCGTCCAGGGCATCCAGAGCTTCAACACGCTGCTGGGCGGGGAGTACCTGTTCATGCCCAGCCTGTCCGCCATCGCCTGGCTGAGCCAGGAACCAACGGCCTGA
- a CDS encoding TetR/AcrR family transcriptional regulator, translated as MPDAMKPSAEQSTRTERRKARTRASLVRAGQQLIAQGRTSVAILEITQLADVGMGSFYNHFESKEELFDAAVDDALERHGALMDELTADLDDAAEAFAQSFRLTGRLHRAYPELSKVLISTGARLVTSKRGLTPRALRDIARGVETGRFTMVDPEIALVLAGGSALALGQLLHDHPERDDAKATDETTEALLRTFGLTTEEAAEICARPLPDVTVPLDGSAA; from the coding sequence ATGCCGGACGCGATGAAGCCGTCGGCGGAACAATCCACCCGCACCGAGCGGCGCAAGGCTCGCACTCGTGCGAGCCTGGTTCGCGCCGGTCAGCAGCTGATCGCACAGGGGCGCACGAGCGTCGCGATCCTGGAGATCACCCAGCTCGCCGACGTCGGCATGGGCTCGTTCTACAACCACTTCGAGAGCAAGGAAGAGCTCTTCGACGCTGCCGTGGACGATGCGCTGGAGCGCCATGGCGCCCTCATGGACGAGCTGACGGCAGACCTCGACGATGCTGCCGAGGCCTTCGCGCAGAGCTTTCGCCTCACGGGGCGCCTCCATCGCGCCTACCCCGAGCTCAGCAAGGTGCTGATCTCCACGGGCGCCCGTCTGGTCACCTCGAAGCGGGGTCTGACTCCGCGAGCGCTGAGAGATATCGCCCGCGGGGTCGAGACGGGGCGGTTCACCATGGTCGACCCGGAGATCGCTCTCGTGCTGGCAGGAGGGTCCGCACTCGCACTGGGTCAGCTGCTGCACGATCACCCGGAGCGCGACGACGCGAAGGCCACCGACGAGACGACCGAAGCGCTGCTTCGTACCTTCGGACTGACCACCGAGGAGGCTGCCGAGATCTGCGCCCGACCGCTGCCTGACGTCACCGTTCCCCTGGATGGCTCGGCCGCCTGA
- a CDS encoding fumarylacetoacetate hydrolase family protein: MTISVLRTADAWWVQKTDGATRVETDALTTADLLADRTAVVAALSQPATTSVEDLDLVSPVTVPCRVVAQMTNYASHVKDAGMNPASIPLTFFRKTSGSISGPYDEVVRPPHVRLLDYEAEIGIVIGRSMPVGTTITEDNLADFVAGLVITNDVSARDVQLPKTQFFEAKSYPTFTPTGPALLLLEADDLKRFTDLRLRLWVNGEPRQDMTVADMIYSPLEALQALSLFQRLDPGDLLLTGTPVGTALSAPPKPIEIIGSLLPPATKWRLFFRAQGKNPKYLEEGDVIEIAIATDDGALDLGRQRTEVRHG; encoded by the coding sequence ATGACCATCTCCGTACTCCGCACCGCCGACGCCTGGTGGGTGCAGAAGACCGACGGCGCCACCCGCGTCGAGACCGACGCCCTCACCACCGCCGACCTGCTGGCCGACCGGACCGCCGTGGTGGCGGCGCTGTCGCAGCCGGCCACGACCTCGGTGGAAGACCTCGACCTGGTCTCGCCCGTGACGGTGCCGTGCCGCGTCGTGGCGCAGATGACCAACTACGCCTCCCACGTCAAGGACGCGGGCATGAACCCGGCGAGCATCCCGCTCACCTTCTTCCGCAAGACCTCTGGGTCGATCAGCGGCCCCTACGACGAGGTCGTACGGCCGCCCCACGTCCGTCTGCTCGACTACGAGGCCGAGATCGGCATCGTCATCGGGCGTTCGATGCCGGTCGGCACCACGATCACCGAGGACAACCTCGCAGACTTCGTCGCCGGACTCGTGATCACCAACGACGTCTCCGCCCGCGACGTACAGCTGCCCAAGACCCAGTTCTTCGAGGCCAAGTCCTACCCCACCTTCACCCCGACGGGCCCGGCGCTGCTGCTGCTGGAGGCCGACGACCTGAAGCGGTTCACCGATCTCCGGCTGCGGCTGTGGGTCAACGGCGAGCCACGCCAGGACATGACCGTCGCAGACATGATCTACAGCCCCCTCGAGGCCCTCCAGGCACTGTCCCTCTTCCAGCGCCTCGATCCCGGTGACCTCCTGCTCACCGGCACCCCCGTCGGCACGGCGCTCAGCGCACCCCCGAAGCCGATCGAGATCATCGGCTCCTTGTTGCCGCCGGCGACCAAGTGGCGGCTGTTCTTCCGGGCCCAGGGCAAGAACCCGAAGTATCTCGAAGAGGGTGACGTCATCGAGATCGCCATCGCGACCGACGACGGCGCTCTCGACCTGGGCCGGCAGCGCACCGAGGTGAGGCACGGATGA
- a CDS encoding catalase family protein: MTEPVGYVRYRDDLEQPFPDEEELTRQVVAAMLEANKQVAAKHRHGLRDAHAKSHGVLVGELRVHAGLPEHLAQGLFEAPATYPIVVRLSTAPGDLRTDQVPVQRGFAMKVLGVSGDRAVEDGFSTQDFLLVNHPTLPFGTIGEYAKLQNLLESQPRQSDQQLKVLGAGARVADAVLTRLRRPIPPAAETLAAQNNHILGETFHSMAAVRYGDHVAKLSVAPRSTNVRNLTGQPVDPKLGESALRELVGDFFTEQGAEYDLRAQLCVDVERMPIEDASVLWPEELSPHEVVATVHLPAQDPYSDARRRYADDLLSFNPWHALAAHRPLGSVMRSRRSAYPHSSTFRHDYNGVAEHEPVSIDEIPA, translated from the coding sequence ATGACCGAACCCGTCGGCTATGTCCGATACCGCGACGACCTCGAACAACCCTTCCCGGACGAGGAGGAGCTGACCCGACAGGTCGTGGCAGCCATGCTCGAGGCCAACAAGCAGGTGGCCGCCAAGCATCGGCACGGCCTGCGCGATGCACATGCCAAGAGCCACGGAGTGCTTGTCGGCGAGCTGCGCGTCCACGCAGGTCTACCCGAGCACCTCGCACAGGGCCTGTTCGAGGCGCCGGCGACGTACCCGATCGTGGTGCGCCTCTCGACCGCCCCCGGCGACCTCCGTACGGATCAGGTGCCGGTTCAGCGCGGGTTCGCCATGAAGGTCCTGGGCGTGTCCGGGGATCGGGCGGTCGAGGACGGCTTCAGCACCCAGGACTTCCTCCTGGTCAACCACCCCACCCTCCCGTTCGGCACGATCGGCGAGTACGCCAAGCTGCAGAACCTCCTCGAGAGCCAGCCCCGACAGAGCGATCAACAGCTCAAGGTCCTCGGTGCGGGTGCGCGGGTCGCCGATGCCGTCCTGACCCGCCTGCGCCGGCCGATCCCGCCGGCCGCGGAGACCCTCGCGGCCCAGAACAACCACATCCTCGGCGAGACCTTCCACTCGATGGCCGCGGTGCGCTACGGCGACCACGTGGCAAAGCTGTCGGTCGCGCCGCGTTCGACCAACGTCAGGAACCTGACCGGGCAGCCCGTCGACCCCAAGCTCGGCGAATCCGCGCTGCGCGAGCTCGTCGGAGACTTCTTCACCGAGCAGGGCGCCGAGTACGACCTGCGGGCCCAGCTGTGCGTGGACGTCGAGCGGATGCCGATCGAGGACGCCTCGGTGCTCTGGCCCGAGGAGCTCTCGCCGCACGAGGTCGTGGCCACGGTGCACCTGCCGGCCCAAGACCCCTACAGCGACGCGAGGCGCCGCTACGCCGACGACCTGCTCTCGTTCAACCCGTGGCACGCACTGGCCGCGCACCGGCCGCTCGGGTCTGTCATGCGGTCCCGCCGTAGCGCCTATCCACACTCGAGCACGTTCCGCCACGACTACAACGGCGTGGCCGAGCACGAGCCGGTCAGCATCGACGAGATCCCCGCCTGA
- a CDS encoding DoxX family protein, protein MTILFILTVALAAVFTALGAAKLLGLPAMAQRAAHVGFSVAAYRGIGALEIAGAVGLLLGSVSRFIPVAAALGLFILLGGATFVHLRGGDGVREAAPALVLGGLVVIVLALRLGSL, encoded by the coding sequence ATGACCATACTCTTCATCCTCACGGTCGCCCTGGCCGCTGTCTTCACAGCGCTGGGCGCGGCCAAGCTGCTTGGTCTGCCCGCGATGGCTCAGCGAGCCGCCCACGTCGGATTCAGCGTCGCCGCCTACCGCGGCATCGGCGCCCTCGAGATCGCCGGCGCGGTCGGGCTGCTCCTGGGATCGGTCTCGAGGTTCATCCCCGTCGCGGCCGCGCTCGGGCTATTCATCCTTCTCGGTGGAGCGACCTTCGTCCATCTCCGCGGCGGGGACGGGGTGAGGGAAGCAGCGCCTGCGCTGGTGCTCGGTGGCCTGGTCGTCATCGTTCTGGCACTCAGGCTGGGGAGCCTGTGA